The genome window acagtcaaaacctttatatccacatgttgttcacggtagcgttttgaatacttgcttcgcgttgtgccggcgaaacgcacatttcttgtcgcgttgtgccggcgaaatgcacacttcttggacccctgcataactgcttgcagttctagttatacttcccgcgctaaaagtgggcccacagcccaaaccgtaaatggtgccgacacgccaattgcatgactagatccaggtccggcaccgctactcagataacaaaatccagacacgccggccactaggtggcgctataccaaggaaagacgcgtttggggctataactcacacaccgaacctccaacattcaaaaccttgtacacacatattcactggagtctgctgcatcttttggcataggccacgcccatttgcgtctagaattttttttcgcaaaatcgcgaaaaccgcaaaactgttttttccctactcctcccacatttcttgaccaatcgacaccaaactttgcacacgacatcttcagacacacacgcaaagaatgcatgaaacacttttttgatccgaccttcgacgacgaaacggtagcgttttgaatattggtttattagctaaattagacgtggaatagcaaaaatccaaagaaatccaaaatgagacatcggatcgagtccaaattttacaaacatgttggtgctaaccttaatgtcgttcgataaaaatttcggaaaatttcgccattagggggcgcaataaacgagtaaattgtatatcttctaattggccaaaggaatgttcttcaaactcaagggaaaccatcaaggggcaaacccgagtctatatagaaaatatggccaagaattattaatgtgggcgggagttatttggcaaaggaaaattgtccttggaaaatttcgccacagggcggcgccaaaaaacgacgacattgtccatctcctatttggccaatgttctgaaaacgcgttttaggctataactcccacaccgaagctcccacagtcaaaacctttatatccacaggttcagggtagcgttttcaacacatgcttcgcgttgtgccggcgaaacgcacatttcttgtcgcgttgtgccggcgaaatgcacacttcttggacccctgcataactgcttgcagttctagttaggggtccaagccaacaggattggatccctattgtttttgtaaggatttttattattcttcacgccttgaaagtggaaccacagcccaaaccgtaaatggtgcacacgcgccaattgcatgactacatccagaatcggcaccgctactcagataacaaaatccagacacgccggccactaggtggcgctataccaaggaatacgcgtttgtggctttaactcccacaccgaaactcccagagtccaaaaacttgtacacacagatgcactggagtctgctgcatcttttggcctaggccacgcccatttgcgtctaggaatatttttcgctacatcgcaaaaaacgcaaaactgttttttcgctactcctcccacatttctcgaccaatcaacaccaaactttgcacacgacatcttcagacgcacacgcaaagaatgcacgaaacacttttttgatgcgacctttgacgacgaaacggtagcgtttggaatattggtttattagctaaattagacgtggaatatcaaaaatccaaagaaatccaaaattagacatcggatcgagtccaaattttacacacatgttggtgttaaccttaacgtcgttcgataaaaaattcggaaaaattcgtcattagggggcgcaataaacgaggaaattgtatatcttctacaaaatttcgccgcgaaaacgctacactgacttctcgctactcctaccacagtcaaatcctttgtatccacaggttcagggtagcgttttgaacacatgcttcgctttgtgccggcgaaacgcacatttcttgtcgcgttgtgccggcgaaatgcacacttcttggacccctgcataactgcttgcagttctagttattatacttcccgcgctaaaagtgggcccacagcccaaaccgtaaatggtgcggacatgccaatagcatgactagattcaggtccggcaccgctactcagataacaaaatccagacacgccggtcactaggtggcgctataccaaggaatacgcgtttggggctataactcccacaccgaacctcccacagtcaaaaacttgtacgcacatattcactggagtctgctgcatcttttggcctaggccacgcccatttgcgtctggaattttttttcgcaaaatcgcgaaaaccgcaaaactgttttttcgctactcctcccacatttcttgaccaatcgacaccaaactttgcacacggcatcttcagacgtacACGAAAAGGAATCCTGCATTAcatttttgatccgaccttcgacgacgaaacggtagagttttgaatatttgtttattagctaaattagacgtggaaaatccaaaatccaaaaaaaaccaagattacacatcggatcgagtccaaattttacacacatgttagcgccacccttaacgacgttcgaataaaaattcggaaaattacgccctaagggggcgctataaacgaggaaattgtatatcttctaattggccaaaggaatgttcttcaaacttaagggaaaccatcaaggggcaaacccgagtctatatagaaaatatggctaagaattattaatgtgggcgggagttatttggcaaaggaaaattgtctttggaaaatgtcgccacagggcggcgccaaaaaacgacgacattgtctatctcctatttggccaatggaatgttctgaaaacgaattttaggctataactcccacaccgaagctcccacagtcaaaacctttatatccacatgttgttcacggtagcgttttgaatacttgcttcgcgttgtgccggcgaaatgcccatttcttgtcgcgttgtgccggcgaaatgcacacttcttggacccctgcataactgcttgcagttctagttatacttacccccctgaaactatgcccacaccccaaaccgtaaatggtgccgacgcgcgaattgcatgactagatccagatctcttcggactacgcagacgacaaaatccagacatgccggccactaggtggcgctataccaaggaatacgcgtttggggctataactcccacaccgaacctcccacagtcaaaaacttgtacgcacatattcactggagtctgctgcatcttttggcataggccacgcccatttgcgtctggaattttttttcgcaaaatcgtgaaaaccgcaaaacagttttttccctactcctcccacatttcttgaccaatcgacaccaaactttgcacacgacatcttcagacacacacgcaaagaatgcatgaaagactttttttatccgaccttcgacgacgaaacggtagcgttttgaatattggtttatgagctaaattagacgtggaatagcaaaaatccaaagaaatccaaaatgagacatcggatcgagtccaaattttacacacatgttggtgctaaccttaatgtcgttcgataaaaatttcggaaaatttcgccattagggggcgcaataaacgaggaaattgtatatcttctaattggccaaaggaatgttcttcaaactatgagggaaccatcaaggggcaaacccgagtctatatagaaaatatggccaagaattattaatgtgggcgggagttatttggcaaaggaaaattgtccttggaaaatttcgccacagggcggcgccaaaaaacgacgacattgtctatgtcctatttggccaacgttctgaaaacgcgttttaggttataactcccacaccgaagctcccacagtcataacctttatatccacaggttcagggtagcgttttgaacacatgcttcgcgttgtgccggcgaaacgcacatttcttgtcgcgttgtgccggcgaaatgcacacttcttggacccctgcataactgcttgcagttctagttttaattgttttacagtatctactttggtttaatttcacactacatccctccttgcgcattgcttcagccatgtgcattgaatgacaaccaaagctaacaacaccgtagtgtaaccaagttgctataaccaaaaagatgtaaaagggaaataacaatgttaaaatttgcatgttcaatatcacttctgtgttaaccgtatctcgtaataacagttaccttcatcatactacccgattgtcctacactaactatgtatattggatgacctaatcttcatttattctacctattgctcgcatttgatgttgtccacactttgattcactcctatgtacatcgcataccacatcaaacgtgaatacgccttattctctgcacaacatcctattgctccactttctgcataccacatcaaacgtgaatatgtcttagcaaagtgaagtaaagtaaaacccagttttatctttacttattttatagctatacatgtcccggacacgttcattactatttcaaaaacagtttttttagctacgcaggtcccagacctaactataccattacatgaacagtatttattattataattatcttgttttttgttggtcaacatcaaatcgatacattaattcaaccttctgacttactgacccacccgatttctccccgtgtgagcccgcgaatgacaactctcccggggcctccccatgagccccaccgccaccactccccgtgtgagcccgcgattgtactctcccggagcctcccattgagctccaccgttaccacctcagagctctgcaggaacgattagtcgattaacgcgtggctcggaggctcctCAAGGAGTGCaacaatcctacgtcttgacacctggtgcagtcgacgtgtggctcaggggctcccaggaagtgtcacaatcctacgtctgacacctggtgaatcttgagctaggtcaatcaaaaccgtctaaactaggtagaataaagagtcatccaaacttacaacaattatgcacatcttggtattaaatatatggtgatattctataaacaaaacaaaaactgaacctaaaagaaaaattcagaagttatcggttgaaacaaatgttattgtaattgaactacagcagttgagctaactcccgccttgtgcaccggttaaaaccatgtgcatcatttattaattaaacatattcttttagcagttgaaccctgtgtctatttgaaccatcctggttctctaatatcattgtgcatgacacaacccgtgtctattgcactcctgttttgatacacaaaacgcatgaaaacagaAGGGCTTAGCAACctgaaaaacataatgtctgagtgttaggctttcgttactgcatatactgctatttcctgaagagagagagagagagaatattaagatcaatgcacacaaacacaggttgcaaaggctaaatttacatcctggttccaacacatggctaggtgtgagggtttgagggtttgagggggcaaggggaaggAAGAACAATAAGACAAGAATTtcaatttaactaacaatagagaggcgAGTTGCCTTCTCTAAGCAATATGAAtgaggaagggtaggggaagagaaagtttgcagggacaaagggtggggagggggggatctgaCGATCGGACttgggacaaagggtggggggggggtctgactaccGGACCTggaagactgggacaaagggtggggggggggttacacgtgtgtagggggcctggagggtcttttaccttttataattcatcgtctttaataacaaaataccaacagacttgaatgtaaaatgaaacaTGCAGTCTAGGGTGGCATTTAGCGGATCGGCAGATAAGATAGTATGcactccgaacgtccgctatggtgctactgcttaggaacacagatcgtgccggcctcagcggagaagtgaaagataactctcgttaatatactattttggcccgatctatacagagaccgatagtggagggcttcacctctcaaccagtaccaagaatgatcgttaacgacgagtactaaaaacaactcaagtgtgaagaaagggggaggttgggccttcagtgttccttgcaaccgttgatctacacgtgttgttatgcagcacgaccggacggtggctaaaacaaacttacacctaaatgttcttataaccaatcctatttcagatttaatctttaaaacaatgatttatacttacctcagacgtgtgtggcctgttgaagttgttttagcgtcgaGCCCGCCGGGATTCTAGGGACTTCCTTCCAAACGTCGCGGGTCACCATCTTTGTTgagtattctcgaagaaagttgtccaatcccgggttgctttaactcacttcatttattataaagtcgtcggcatgtttcggcatggtaagtgaagctatacggagggaattctaggaattggtagaacacgtgtgagagataataactctggctactacgggacatgggcctttgcccatgtcccctcgcgggtgtcgctgaaaatctctggccccttctggtagtgtgcacaggtaagggaccgtcaagtgggcgtggcctagtgggcgtggtggcttcggcttcttcaggtgatgccttctgtggtggagccgctttcaataaggtcttgctcccctagtggctatgtatagtatttacggcttatatgtttggtcgtgcttcattgggtctatgtgtgggtagcttagattcttaaaatacgtaacaccgcgtaaatataatattcatCCTTTCATCTCCTGGGATCCAACCATTAGTTATTGTCGTTTCAGGACATTTGTTTAGACTGCATATCCTAAGCCATTCTCCCTACTTTGTTTGAAAGTgggaaataattataatttaaataccCGAACATCACAGCAGCagtgtaatgttttttttaaattgtagttTGACGAATACATTTTTTGGAGGAAGTCTTTGGTGTTATAGTAACGTTGCAATGAATCGACTGTTTCAGAATTGACTGCTGAATTGAATATATCTGCACCTCAAACAGATCTGACCTGAGGAGAATAAATGGTGGCTTCAGTCTTGAGGAATGAAGAAAGAATTTTTAAACGCTATTAATTCACAACATTGTATTCACTGCATTGGTTTTATTTCAAACGTCAGTTGTGAGACGCATATATTCCCCTGTAATGTGAGTTCAAATGTCATCGAaataaaatatagaaataaaacattttataaatctcagatgttttttctttcattaacATTCTAGCAGGAAGCCTTTTGGCTGGATCTCAGGAGGTTAAAGCATCGTATAAAGGTGACTTGCATGCATTTTTTCGGATCAAATTTGTCAAGTAAAACACTGCAGCAATTGTAGGAGTGGAAAGAACGCGGGCCGCCACAGACGGTAGAACATCCACAGGTTTTTCCAGGTGATCGCAGCCTCCGCATGATGTAGCCTACATGTCTGCTTTGGTCTTTCCGgtgtatgtaggcctacgttACAATATCTAGTAATTCTTATTCAACAACCTGCGAAATTGGAGTTTACGGAAAACGGTTCCCGTCCTGACCTGCCGTTCAGAATGCTGTCCTGCGGccagttttttttaaaagttGTTTTGGAATTGAAAGcctacaatataaataaataacgtaTAATATAGGTAGGctatttttatttaacattcAGCCAGATTGGAGTCGGTCGAAAATGGGTCACAACACGATGTCCATATGACCTGGATCTTTGACAATTATTATCGTCAAAATGTTtggaaaacagttttttcctcCAGTGTTGTCTACAATTACTGCACGTAAAGTGTTtcttattttcatttattagtTCAATATTGTCGCCTTATTATAACGTTGTCAGAAAAAgtgttattattagttattattagTAATTGTGGAATAGATAACATTTGTGTAATTTGGCTTTTTATGTCTGCATTGAATTGAAGACTAAAGCCAGAAATGAATATCATGCTGCCTCACACATGACATgcagacaaataaaaacacataacacCTCACCATGCTCAATGTAAAAATGACTCGGAACGTATTTGCTGATCGAATTGAATGGGGTTTCTCTGTTCGTTGAGACATCTTGAGTTCAGAGTGAGGTCTATCCGACTGCCAGCTGGAGTTATCAAGGCCTTATCCCCTTGGAAATCGACGAGGATCGAAGAGGTTTCAGACCGCAATCGCGATAAGTAGCcctttttaatattatttgtatGTATCATAGCCTATAATTTTTTACACTAAATTCATTGTAAATGCAACGACAACAACGACACCAACTCCTGGTCGTCCTTTGGCCTATCCACTCCTAActacaataggcctactttaaaaaatgaatgatgttgctaataggcctatatatcgtATTCTGCCTTTTTAGGCCTATACATAGGCCTATCAAAAAGATtgcgtaggcctacataataACTAACTCTCTTTACCACGAGGTCCTCGGGGTCTGCGAGGGTTTGATATGCAGTCCTGCATTCCTGCATATCAACAGGCCGACAGACAATCTGCTGACACAAAACATGGGTTTGCACTTAAtccagtaataataatattcccCCAACGATGACCTTAAGGGCATGATTGTAGTCGCGTTATCaggattgtttgtgttttaaatagCCTTCTTAATTGTCCCAttgcattatttatatttattcaaatgtcatTCTGGTTGTTTGACCGACTGTTTATATCtattgtacatttgtatttatttgtattatttgtaggcctatgtggtaATCAGGGTTTCATTGAAAAACGGAGCCTGCGGTCAACGGCCTCCCCTGAATAGATAAATGTCCGTCTGTGTCGCTCCGCTCGGACCATGGACCTAATAAAGAAGGATAGGACTCCTCCTCCAGAAGAGGTGAGGGATGGTGATTGGTCGGTTTGCTGCTTGGCGGGCTTCTAAGTGAAACAATAGGCGTGGTTTCCAAGAATCCTGATCTCACTTATCGTCCAGAATGAGGAAGCTTCAAAACGAAAGTTAAATCGAAGAGGGGAGAAGCCACGTAAGCGATGGACGGTAGGTCGTGTTTTACATACCATCTATAGATTATTCatggtttttttttatgttgcacaCTTTGCTGTAGGTTACCGTGGTTGCCATATATGATAGGGGTTCAAATTCGGCAATGTATTTGAACTTGAGAGATTTGGGCGATCAGGTTCCGTTTCTTCTGCTGCTCGACAGGTGGACGCAGCGGGAGCAGTTTCTTTATACTTTATTTCACTTCAAGCAGTAGGCTCGATATCAAACACTGCAGTAGGCCTTTAATAAGAAGTAGAGGGGACAGGAGAGTAAGAAGAGAGCAGGCTCATGTGAGAAAACGAGGAACCTGAACCAAGTTATCAGCGTCTTTGGCCCGACCAAGACCCCAGATCACCACAGGAGGCCTACACACTCACGACCAAGACCCCAGATCACCACAGGAGGCCTACACACTCACGACCAAGACCCCAGATCACCACAGGAGGCCTACACACTCACGACCAACGGAGTCGTTCATTTTGATCTTTGAATAATTTGGGCCCAGGCCTAGGCTATTTGTTTTTAAAACAGGCCAAAGACGAATTGATATTGACTACAGCATTGTACATTTTATATTGCCCTTTGCATTATTTTTCAGACCTAATAAGGATCCGTAAGAGATTTGTGGAGAGAGTCGGACTCCCAGCTTTGAAAGGTCTGCTGGATGACCTTTGGCAGCGCAAAATGTTGAGTACCGACGAAAAGGACACTGTGTTGGAGGACCAGACGATCAGAACTGACCGGGCTCGGTGTCTGATCGACATGGTGATCGcgaaaggggagagagcaagttTGGCGATGATTGATTGTATGTTGGAGAGGGACCGGGAACTATACCTCACCCTGGGTCTGATCCTTCCTCCCAGCCCTACTGATCGTGTGGGTGAGTTGTAACTAGGAATGTCTTTTCTCAATAAGCCCTGCCCACTTTATTTTGATAAAGGCCTAACACGAACCAGAGCAACGGCTTCTTCATCCTTTCATCTCCTGGGATCCAACCATTAGTTATTGTCGTTTCAGGACATTTGTTTAGACTGCATATCCAAAGCCATTCTCCCTCTATGTTTGAAAGTgggaaataattataattttaaTACCCGAACATCACTGCAGCagtgtaatgttttttttaaattgtagttTGACAATTCAATTATTTGGAGGAAGTCTTTGGTGTTATAGTAACGTTGCAATGAATCGACTGTTTCAGAATTGACTGCTGAATTGAATATATCTGCACCTCAAACAGATCTGACCTGAGGAGAATAAATGATGGCTTCAGTCTTGAGGAATGAAGAAAGATTTTTTAAATGCTATTAATTCACAACATTGTATTCACTAAATTGGCTCTATTTCAAATGTCAGTTGTGAGACATATATATTCCCCTGTAATGTGAGTTCAAATGTCATCGATAAGagacatgaaataaaacatagaaataaaacatttcataaatctctgatgttttttctttcattaacATGCGAGCAGGAAACCATTTGGCTGGATCTCAGGAGGTTAAAGCATCGTATAAAGGTGACTTGCATGCAGTTATTCTGATCAAATTTGTCAAGTAAAACACTGCAGCAATTGTAGGAGTGATCTTTATTTTCTGTTCCTGGGAGTTTCCCCAACAGAGACGAAGGGCAGGACCTCTGAACTCCTCCTCAGCTCTGAGCAGTTCAAGACTGAGAAGCTGAAGGACAGAGACAACGTTAGTCCTTCCTCTGCCCTTTAAAGGCTGCGTCATGTTGCTGCTCCTCATTCATATCTTGTTATTCCTCTAACATTGACCTCATGCATGTGTTTTAGCCAACCATAAACGGTTATCTGGTGGGTTGTTCTGATCGGCATAGGCTCATATTAATTGACGTGAACTATCAAGGCATGAAACGATCAGATAAGATAATGCATGCTGTGTCAGTCATATGTCATGCACCTGTTTCCTTTCTTCTATTGAATGATGTGGTCAGATATACGCTGTCATGGCCCCAGCCGACAGGACGCGCATGGCTCTGCTGATCACCAATGTGCGGTTTGACCACTTGAGTCATCGGGATGGTGCTGAGAAAGACGAGGAGGATATGAGCAAACTGCTGATCTCACTGGGATACAACGTGGAGCAACACAGAGACCTCAGTGGAGCGGTACGTTGGGCCTCACACATGAGGTATCATGTGATCTGTGGTCCTGCGATGAGCGTCTCGTTGACTGATTCATGTTCTCGCACAGGAGATGAACGAGGCCGTCAAAAGGTTTTCTAAAGACCCCCATCTGGCCGCGACGGACTCTGTCTTTGTGGTCATCATGTCCCATGGGGTGAAGGGAGCCATTTTAGGCGTCCATCACTGCGAAGGAGTCCCCGACCAGTTCCCCATTGACAATATCTACAAACACTTGGATTCGGCTCGTTGTCCAAAACTGCTCAACAAA of Gadus morhua unplaced genomic scaffold, gadMor3.0, whole genome shotgun sequence contains these proteins:
- the caspa gene encoding caspase a isoform X3 is translated as MDDLIRIRKRFVERVGLPALKGLLDDLWQRKMLSTDEKDTVLEDQTIRTDRARCLIDMVIAKGERASLAMIDCMLERDRELYLTLGLILPPSPTDRVVSPTETKGRTSELLLSSEQFKTEKLKDRDNIYAVMAPADRTRMALLITNVRFDHLSHRDGAEKDEEDMSKLLISLGYNVEQHRDLSGAEMNEAVKRFSKDPHLAATDSVFVVIMSHGVKGAILGVHHCEGVPDQFPIDNIYKHLDSARCPKLLNKPKVIIIQACRGVDDGSAIVCDGPGSVPEQAPVVQVDAALPPHLADEVDADIEEDAIHRVHKEKDMVSLLSCTADTVSYRHSRQGSFLIQHLVEIFNRHAHEDHIDELFRKVLKRFEDEPPSASKRQMAVKDRCTLTRKLYLFPGL
- the caspa gene encoding caspase a isoform X2; translation: MDDLIRIRKRFVERVGLPALKGLLDDLWQRKMLSTDEKDTVLEDQTIRTDRARCLIDMVIAKGERASLAMIDCMLERDRELYLTLGLILPPSPTDRVGNHLAGSQEVKASYKETKGRTSELLLSSEQFKTEKLKDRDNIYAVMAPADRTRMALLITNVRFDHLSHRDGAEKDEEDMSKLLISLGYNVEQHRDLSGAEMNEAVKRFSKDPHLAATDSVFVVIMSHGVKGAILGVHHCEGVPDQFPIDNIYKHLDSARCPKLLNKPKVIIIQACRGVDDGSAIVCDGPGSVPEQAPVVQVDAALPPHLADEVDADIEEDAIHRVHKEKDMVSLLSCTADTVSYRHSRQGSFLIQHLVEIFNRHAHEDHIDELFRKVLKRFEDEPPSASKRQMAVKDRCTLTRKLYLFPGL
- the caspa gene encoding caspase a isoform X1 encodes the protein MDDLIRIRKRFVERVGLPALKGLLDDLWQRKMLSTDEKDTVLEDQTIRTDRARCLIDMVIAKGERASLAMIDCMLERDRELYLTLGLILPPSPTDRVGNHLAGSQEVKASYKVSPTETKGRTSELLLSSEQFKTEKLKDRDNIYAVMAPADRTRMALLITNVRFDHLSHRDGAEKDEEDMSKLLISLGYNVEQHRDLSGAEMNEAVKRFSKDPHLAATDSVFVVIMSHGVKGAILGVHHCEGVPDQFPIDNIYKHLDSARCPKLLNKPKVIIIQACRGVDDGSAIVCDGPGSVPEQAPVVQVDAALPPHLADEVDADIEEDAIHRVHKEKDMVSLLSCTADTVSYRHSRQGSFLIQHLVEIFNRHAHEDHIDELFRKVLKRFEDEPPSASKRQMAVKDRCTLTRKLYLFPGL